In one window of Helianthus annuus cultivar XRQ/B chromosome 17, HanXRQr2.0-SUNRISE, whole genome shotgun sequence DNA:
- the LOC110924747 gene encoding uncharacterized protein LOC110924747 yields MKDSVLEEPSDTRILGIEDYIQTPGVSSGRLSVGMTPKTLRLPKQGEMLLSVHGSPLGVYKENNMDAIHGKLFSFILIIFFVSTDNFCYAVLLHTPAKCYLILL; encoded by the exons ATGAAGGATTCC GTTCTAGAGGAGCCATCCGACACTCGTATTCTTGGCATTGAAGATTATATACAAACTCCGGGG GTAAGTAGCGGGAGGTTGTCGGTTGGTATGACGCCGAAAACTTTACGGCTTCCAAAACAGGGTGAGATGCTTCTGTCTGTCCATGGTTCGCCGCTTGGTGTTTACAAGGAAAATAACATGGATGCAATACACGGTAAgctattttcatttattttaattatCTTTTTCGTCAGTACAGATAATTTTTGCTATGCTGTATTGCTTCACACTCCTGCGAAATGTtatttg ATACTGCTATAA